A stretch of DNA from Acidobacteriota bacterium:
GGAGGTATTGGGCAGCCAGTCGCGCGGGTCCGCTTGCGGCCGTTCGTTGCCGGCGACACGGCCTGTTCCGCCGAGCGCGAGCGTGGCGGCGATCGCGGCGCCGGTCACGCGATACGCGATGCCACGCGTCACGCGCGGCTCACGCTGCCGCGCCATCGCCCCGAGGGAACAGCGCCCCTCGCGACATCAGCGCACCGACCGCGGCGAGCAGCGCCGCCGTCCAGGCCCAGGCCGTGAGCCACTGGCGTTGAATGAGCCAGCCGGCCACGACGGGCGCCACGATCGACGCCATCGACATGAGCGCTTGCGTGATGCCGGCGACGATGCCCTGCTCGTGGCGGCCGGCGTGCTGGGTAATCAGGCTCGTCACCGCCGGCCGGATGACGCCGTTGCCGAACGCCGCGAACGTGCCGGCGACGAGCAGCAGACCCGGGGCCGCAGCGAACCCGAGGCCGAAGTACCCGAGCGCGAGCACGGTGAAGCCGCCGGCGACCAGCGCCGACTCGCCGAACCGATCCACGAGCCGGCCAATGAGGCCGCCTTGCAGGATGATGCCGAGGAGCCCGACGTAGCCGAAGAGGACGCCGATCTCGCGCGGGCCGAACGGCCGGCCGTCCCAGGTGAACCGGCGCTCGGCGAAGAGCGCGAAGCCGGAGATGAACAGCGAGAACGCCGTGATGAAACAGAGGAACTGGAGCAGCCTGCCGCGCAGCTCCGGCCGGCCGAAGTACGTCGTGTAAGTGCGCCAGTGGAAGACCGCGCGGCGCTCGTCGAACGCGCGATGACGGCCGGCGCCCTCTTTCAGCAGCGTCGCCGTGCAGAGGATGCTCAGCGCCGACATGCACGCCGCGAGGTAGATCGGGGTCGTCATGCCGTGGTGCGCCGCGAGGAACCCGGTCAGCGAGGGACCGATGAAGAACCCGATGCCGAACGCGACGCCGATCAGGCCGAAGGCCTGCGCCCGCTGGTGCGGCGGCGTCGAGTCCGAGATGTACGCCTGCGCGAGCGAGAGGTTGCCGGCCGTCGAGCCGTCGAGTACCCGCGCGAGATACAGCACCCACAAGGTGTGCGCTCTGGCCATCACGAGGAACCCGAGGAACGTGCCCGCCTGGCTCACGAGCAGCATCCGTTTGCGCCCGAATCGATCGGACAGGTTGCCGATGACCGGCCCAGAGACGAGCTGACAGGCCGCGAAGACCGAGACCAGCAGCGTCGCCTGCAGCGGCGTCGCGTGGAACGTCTCGGCGTAGATCGCGAGCAGCGGCAGCACGAGCGTCATCCCGAAGACGTCGACCAGCACGATGAGGAAGACGGGCAGGAGGAAGACGATCGGATGTGCCGTTGGAAGCGGCGGGGCCGCGGCCGCGTGCGGAGCCGGGCCGGCGTCCGGCTCAGCGTGTCGGGACGAGGTCTTGCGGCTCACGTTCACCAGTATCGGCCATCGGGACGGTTGATCCCGCGAGAGCGGCTCGGCGTGCTCGGGCGGCGGTCGGTTGTCGCACCGCAAAGACGAACGCCGGCGCCGACGCCTCCAGGACGTCGGGCCGGCGCGTCGTGCGAGTCGAAACGGTGCGCCTCAGTTCTCGGCGAAGCAGTAGAGGTAGCCGTTGCCGCCGGTCGCAATCAGATCGGGCTGGCTGCACCCGCGGGACGCGTGCACGGAGTTCCACGACGTGTTGCCGCCGCCGGTGCGATCGGTGTGGCCGAGCTGCGCGCGGCCGCCGCTGTTGCTCGTCCAGTTGCTGCACGTGTGATCCTGGCCGTCGGTGTAGGCGCGGCCGTCCGGCATCGAGCCGGTGAGGATGTCGTGCTGGTTCGGCTGATCGCCGAAGCCCTTGACCGCCTCGGCCTTCTCGGTGAGCGCCGTCATCTTCGAGAGGTTGTTGCCGAGCCGCGCCTCGTCGAGCGTGTCGCCGTGCAGGTGCGACAGGTCACGCGCGACTTGCGCGCCGCGCGCGTTGTGCCACGGGCCCTTGCCGATGCGATCGCGCGCGTTCACGCGCGGGTTGTCGGTGCTGAGATACGCCCGCCACGTGCGGCTCCCCTGGCCGGCCGCGGCCCCGAGCTTCTGGCAGTGTGCGTCGGCCCCTTGGAGCCCGCCGAGATTGCCGCCGTCGCCGATCGGCTCGCTCGTCACGAAGAACGTCATGGGCGCCGGAGGGCCACCACCACGCTGCTGCGGAGCGGCGGTGAGATGCGCGAGCACGAATGACGAGACGGCCAATCCGGTCGTCACGGTCAGACGAAGAGCGTATTTCCTCGTGTCCATCCTGATCCTCCAGTTCCGGGCTAGTTATAGCACAGCGTCCTCCGGCCGATGCCGGCCGGGCGCGCGCTCGGCCGGCGCCGGGGCCGCACGATCCCGAGCTGCGCGACTAACATACGAGGGTCCCGCGAAGCGGGTTGCATGCACGGGTCCGTTCGCGTCCGCTCGATTCGCGTGCTGTCGGTGCACGCGCCTTACCGCTGTCAGCACAGCGGCGCCTGCTGCACGTCCGGCTGGCCCATTCCCGTCGAGCGCGATCGAGTGCCGGCACTCCAGGCCGCGCTCGCCGACGGACGGCTCACGTCCAGGTCGCCGGACGGCGATCCCTTCATCTTTCCGGCCGCCGCCCCGGCCGGCAGTCCAGCCATCGTCCGCTGGCACGACGAGGGGTGCACGTTCCACGACGGCGGCCGCGCGCGCTGCCGCGTGCACCGCGCGCTCGGGCACGCCGCGCTGCCGCTCGCCTGCCGCCAGTTCCCGCGTGTGTCGGTGCTGGATCCGGCCGGCGCGGCAATCACGCTCTCCCACTACTGTCCGACCGCCGCGGCGCTGCTCGACGCCGACCAGGCCAGCACGACGATCGTGCGCAACGCCCCGGCCTTCGCGCCCGACGGCGAGTACGTCGGGCTCGACGCGCGAGAGGCGCTGCCGCC
This window harbors:
- a CDS encoding MFS transporter; translation: MTLVLPLLAIYAETFHATPLQATLLVSVFAACQLVSGPVIGNLSDRFGRKRMLLVSQAGTFLGFLVMARAHTLWVLYLARVLDGSTAGNLSLAQAYISDSTPPHQRAQAFGLIGVAFGIGFFIGPSLTGFLAAHHGMTTPIYLAACMSALSILCTATLLKEGAGRHRAFDERRAVFHWRTYTTYFGRPELRGRLLQFLCFITAFSLFISGFALFAERRFTWDGRPFGPREIGVLFGYVGLLGIILQGGLIGRLVDRFGESALVAGGFTVLALGYFGLGFAAAPGLLLVAGTFAAFGNGVIRPAVTSLITQHAGRHEQGIVAGITQALMSMASIVAPVVAGWLIQRQWLTAWAWTAALLAAVGALMSRGALFPRGDGAAA
- a CDS encoding lectin, which translates into the protein MDTRKYALRLTVTTGLAVSSFVLAHLTAAPQQRGGGPPAPMTFFVTSEPIGDGGNLGGLQGADAHCQKLGAAAGQGSRTWRAYLSTDNPRVNARDRIGKGPWHNARGAQVARDLSHLHGDTLDEARLGNNLSKMTALTEKAEAVKGFGDQPNQHDILTGSMPDGRAYTDGQDHTCSNWTSNSGGRAQLGHTDRTGGGNTSWNSVHASRGCSQPDLIATGGNGYLYCFAEN